TCCTATGGAACATTTGGCCCGTATAGACCATGAAGGCCATTATTTGTTTGTTGGACAGACGCTCATAGGGATATCGGCCATGAGGATTTTCATTGTCCCACCTTTCCCCTTTTCAGTCCCTGAACCAAGCGGCTTCAGCACTTTTTTTGGTATGGTACCGTGTTAAAAATTAAGATTTGCCAAAGGCAATCTTGCTAAAATGGGATTGGTTTTCACGGCAGTGACCGTGCCAATGGTTGCCCTTTGAAGGCTTTCTCCTTTTCAAGGTTGTTTTTTCTTTATGTGGGGTTCAGACGGCAACGGGGACTTGGTTTCCAAAGTCCCCGCCGTTCTGAAAAAAAGTGTGGAAAAATGGGAAGGGATAAATACATCAAAAGGAGGCTGTACAAACAAATCCTGAAAGAGAACAAAAGGCTGGAAGAAGAGAAGAAAACCCTCATGGCCGATATCAGGATATTGGTCCAGGACCAATTTTCGTCCAGGAAACAATTTGTGGAATCAAAATGGCGGAAACCTTCAAAAAACTCTGGAAAGAGATCCAACCGTGAAAGGATCGTGGGAACCGATCAACATAAACAATCACTGCCCCACAGGTCTAAAATTCCCCACCAGTTTTGGACATTGGTATCAGTATAAATAAACAACCATAATCTTTAGAAAATGAACAGATCAAGAAAAATGAAGGCAATGATTCTTTTGACGGTAACAGTATTTGCGACAACACTGTCCACTTCATGCAATAGCGATGATGATAGTTAACCAACCATGAGTGGACTTAGGACTTGTCTGTTTGTTAGTAACAATTAAAAGTTGAAAATGGACAAAATATCAAAACACCTTTTAATCCTTAAAAGAAGGATAAGTCAACGACATGAACTGAATAAATTATTTCAAATCCAGAATAAACCACTCCAACAGGTAATGGATGCGTATCTGATAACCAAAACAAATGCTCATGAAAAAGATGATATCAATTCATTTTCAAACTGCGAAAGTTATAGACGTAAACTTCTTTCCGATAATACTCAAATTACCTATGAAATATTTTCGTCGGATAAAAAAGCTTCAGTTAGGGATATATGCAAAAAGGCCCCTTCAACTAAAAAATGGTGCCAGTTTTTATACCACCTGGTCAAGAACATCGATAACCCAAGAGTCCTGGAAATAGGAACCAACCTTGGCGTTTCTGGGTCTTATATCCTTGAGGCACTCAAAGGTAAAAATGGAAAATTTACTACGATGGAAGGTTTACCACAACTCTGTGAAATATCCCATAAACAGTTTTCCACAATCGTTCCCGATTCGAAATTCGAAATAGTTCAAGGTTTATATGACAACACATTCACGCAGATAATCGAAGGGAAGGAAGGATATGATTTGATGTTCATTGACGGAAATCACAAAAAAGGTCCAACCCTTGAATATTTCAACGCCCTTAAATCGATAATGGGAGAAACGGCAGTATTTGTTTTTGACGATATAAATTGGAGCACAGGAATGAAAGAAGCTTGGGAGGTCATTAGGAAAGACAAAGACGTTAATTTTTCAATGGACATATACAAACAGGGTATCATAATAATAGACCAAAATGAACCTCAAAAAAATAAGGAATTCAATCTACATCTTGCATACTAGCTTACTGGATAAACAGTCACTAACAAACCTAAACCATATTAAAACACAGTTTAGCCAGAACGTTGGACTTTGGTTTCTTTTTTTAGTCACAATGGTATTTTGGTTGTTTGATGGACCGTTCAAGGACTTTCCGGACGAACCCGAGTCCTAATATTGGGTTTAATTCCTGTGGCTCGGTCACTTGGCGGTCATTGAACGACTCCGATAAAGAATATTGTTTTAGAGTTGAGCAACGATGAGCAGTTTCAAAGCACAGGCCGATGGAAATTCAATGGGGTAGCCACTGGAAAAGAAAGGAAAAACAATGGAAGCCAAGGCCCTTTACGAGGCCAATGTTTCCGAAGGTTTCGAGGGCAGCTTTCCATACAGGAGATTGGCGATCATCTATCGAAAGGAAAAATCGAAAGCCGATGAAATAAGGGTACTGAACAAGGCCGTGGTGGTTTTTGATTCCCTGGTCACTACGGAAAGAAAGGATGTCGGACCGAAATTGAGGGAATTTCGGGAAGCCCTGAGAAAAGCCAAATCAAAAATGTAAAAGTCTAAATTAACGATTATAATTAATGGAAATTGAAGAGGAATACAATAGGTTGATGAAGTACTTTGGAGAATCCAATATCAAAACAGAGTATATTCTTAATTCTGATTTAGAGATACTTGACCCAAGACAATTTTCACAAATTAAATTGACTTATCTGCCTCTGAACCTTCAAATAATTGGTGATAAAAAATTGACCCAAATTGAAAATGCGGTTGACGCATTACGAAGGTTAAAGCTAATTGTAAGTAAAGAATAAAGTTCAATAAAACGATGCCATATATATCATCATTGAGTGTTAATTCAAATAGAACGCATCCTTTCCCATATGATGTAAATGCGGTAAAATTTGCCAAAAACATTGACATGTCTTCCCCAATAACCTTCATTATTGGGGATAACGGCTCGGGAAAGTCCACTTTACTCGAGACTTTGGCACTCAGATTACAACTCCCACATATGGATGGAGTAGGGTATTACAAAAGTGGTTTTAAGGCAGCCAGGACTCTAACCCCTTATTTGGAACTTGATTGGAAGATTGAAAAATCAAGAGGGTTTTTCTTTAGGGCAGAGGATTTTGGCGACCTAATAAATAGTATTGATCGGGAGGACACCCGATTACATAGTTCATTCAAAGATATAGAGGGAGAAGTCCCAGACTATATTATTCAGCAAATGAAAGACAGTGCCAACTATCAGATATATCGTATTAGGAGGGATTATGGACAAGATTTACAAGGGTTTTCTCACGGGGAAGCATATCTAAAAATTATGAATGATACGATTACAGGAAGTGGAATTTTTCTCTTAGATGAACCGGAAGCGGCACTATCACCATCCAAGCAATTATCCCTGCTTTATTTCATTCAAGAACATTTAAAATCACACATGTCACAGTTTATAATCGCGACGCATTCTCCAATGTTGATGGCATTTCCAGGAGCTACCATTTATGAAGTTACGGATGAAGGTATGGATAAAGTTTCTCTAGAGGAAACAGAACATTACACCGTCACCAAGTCTTTTTTAAATAACCCAGAAGGTTATCTAAGATTTCTCAAATAGTAAGAAGGGTGAAAAAAATATTGTTTGTATGTTCTGCGAATAAACAACGTTCAAAGACGGCTGAAGACTATTTCTCGGAGAAACACACTAACATGATATTCAAGTCTGCCGGGACCAATCATAAAATATGTATCAAAGAGGGTACCACACCTTTGACCCAGGAAATGATAGAATGGGCCGATAAAGTATTTCTAATGGAGGAAAAGCATTTGAGAATCATCAAAGACCATATTGGAAACAAGTTTTTCAATAAAATGGAAGTATTGAATATTCCGGATGCGTACAAAAATTTTCAAAAAGAGCTTTTGGAAGAATTGAATAAAAAATGTTGTTTCTAGATTGTTCTTATACAGATACTTATCAGTTCTATGGTGCAAATCCGCAATATCTGTCATAAGGGCCTAATTCCGTAATCCCATAAAAACCCTGTTACATCCCATATCTAGAATGGTTGGGCACCTATTTTTGGATGTTTTTCCTTGCATGTCAATATTGCCTGTTTATTAATATTCAAAAGAGCAAAAATCCATGCATTATGAAAAAGCAACTACGGTTACAATTAATACAGGTATTCTTTTTAAGTGTCCTAAACTTTGGCGCTTATGGCCAGGAACCCCAATTAAATTCCGAATTTGAACAATCCGGTATAACGTACAAGGTCACATCCACAAGCCCTAATCCCTATGAAGTAGAGGTGGTAGGCAATACAAATACCGGAGATGTGGTAATCCCCCGAATTGTGGTGAATGTCCAAAATTGGAAGATCACGAGTATTGGTAATAGCGCTTTTGAACGTGACCAATTGACCAGCATTGATATCCCCGAGGGGGTCACCCATATAGGAGAAAAAGCCTTTGCAGATAACAGCATAAACAGCGTGGTAATCCCTACTACTGTAACCAGTATTGGGATTACTGCTTTTTGGAACAATGGCATAGCCAGTTTGGAGATTCCTGAAGGGATTGCTGACATCGGGGACAATACCTTTGGCAGAAACAACTTGGCCAGTGTGACTATTCCTGCCAGTGTTACCAGTATAGGAAACGATGCTTTTATTACCCATCCTAGTTCACCTTCAAAAATGACTAGGCTAATAATGCTGGGTAGTACCCCTCCAACGTTACAAGATAATTCTTTTACAACTCGTAACGACATACATGTAACAGTTCCTGATAATGCCGTTGGTACTTATGAGGCTAGGAAAGATTCGGATTGGAATGGATTTGCAATCATATATCAACCTATAGAAATAGGTGATCATATTGAAAAATATTTAGAATACAAAGGTGGGGTAACGGTAACCTATGAAATGACTTCCATCAATTATTTAGATAATTCTCCCTATCATATAGCAATAATAGACTGGGACAATGAAGAGGCCATGTCGGATATACAAATTCCAGAACG
The sequence above is a segment of the Muricauda sp. SCSIO 64092 genome. Coding sequences within it:
- a CDS encoding O-methyltransferase gives rise to the protein MDKISKHLLILKRRISQRHELNKLFQIQNKPLQQVMDAYLITKTNAHEKDDINSFSNCESYRRKLLSDNTQITYEIFSSDKKASVRDICKKAPSTKKWCQFLYHLVKNIDNPRVLEIGTNLGVSGSYILEALKGKNGKFTTMEGLPQLCEISHKQFSTIVPDSKFEIVQGLYDNTFTQIIEGKEGYDLMFIDGNHKKGPTLEYFNALKSIMGETAVFVFDDINWSTGMKEAWEVIRKDKDVNFSMDIYKQGIIIIDQNEPQKNKEFNLHLAY
- a CDS encoding AAA family ATPase — translated: MSSPITFIIGDNGSGKSTLLETLALRLQLPHMDGVGYYKSGFKAARTLTPYLELDWKIEKSRGFFFRAEDFGDLINSIDREDTRLHSSFKDIEGEVPDYIIQQMKDSANYQIYRIRRDYGQDLQGFSHGEAYLKIMNDTITGSGIFLLDEPEAALSPSKQLSLLYFIQEHLKSHMSQFIIATHSPMLMAFPGATIYEVTDEGMDKVSLEETEHYTVTKSFLNNPEGYLRFLK
- a CDS encoding phosphotyrosine protein phosphatase, with translation MKKILFVCSANKQRSKTAEDYFSEKHTNMIFKSAGTNHKICIKEGTTPLTQEMIEWADKVFLMEEKHLRIIKDHIGNKFFNKMEVLNIPDAYKNFQKELLEELNKKCCF